The Parcubacteria group bacterium genome includes a window with the following:
- a CDS encoding bifunctional phosphoglucose/phosphomannose isomerase — translation MQKNKNVDRSNLRRVILSSADQFAEGFALGKGVVIKNDFSAVMISGMGGSAWPANVLRIYINSLFNRHKEYKRLAVYQNRFYKLPPEAYNDCLNIICSHSGNTEETIASFGEVLKNKLPCIGISAGGTLEKMCKKHGVPHIKLPMPYADFQPRMATGYFISVLVQLLVNAGKLPKEAVLVDTAVQKLHDEIVKIEQNGKKIAKRLVGKTPVIYASTKFKALAMIWKIKINENSKVPAFWNYFPELNHNEFVGFTNPQAQFYILMLRDKKDHPRNLLRYDVTARFLKKKGVKSEIIDIPEGDTLYRIFATIALGDWISYYLALAYGQDPTPVDMVEDLKKALG, via the coding sequence ATGCAAAAGAACAAAAATGTCGATCGCAGTAATTTACGACGTGTGATCTTATCAAGTGCGGATCAATTCGCAGAAGGGTTTGCCTTGGGGAAGGGCGTTGTCATTAAGAATGATTTTTCCGCAGTGATGATTTCCGGCATGGGCGGAAGTGCATGGCCGGCGAATGTTTTGCGTATTTATATCAACAGCCTTTTCAATCGTCACAAGGAATACAAGCGGTTGGCTGTTTATCAAAATCGATTTTATAAATTGCCACCAGAGGCATATAATGATTGCTTGAATATCATCTGTTCACACTCCGGAAACACAGAGGAAACAATTGCATCTTTTGGGGAAGTGCTAAAGAATAAATTGCCGTGCATTGGCATCTCTGCAGGAGGGACGCTGGAGAAAATGTGTAAAAAGCATGGTGTGCCACACATCAAATTACCGATGCCGTATGCCGATTTCCAGCCACGGATGGCGACGGGGTATTTTATTTCAGTGCTTGTGCAATTGCTTGTCAATGCGGGAAAATTGCCCAAAGAAGCAGTGTTGGTTGATACGGCGGTGCAAAAACTGCATGATGAGATCGTGAAAATTGAGCAAAATGGAAAAAAAATTGCCAAGCGTCTGGTGGGAAAGACACCTGTTATATATGCGTCGACAAAGTTCAAAGCGTTGGCAATGATCTGGAAGATCAAGATCAATGAAAACAGCAAGGTGCCGGCTTTTTGGAATTATTTTCCGGAATTGAATCACAATGAGTTTGTCGGATTTACAAATCCACAGGCACAATTTTATATACTCATGCTACGTGATAAGAAAGATCATCCGCGCAATCTGTTGCGATATGATGTGACGGCGCGATTTTTGAAAAAAAAAGGTGTAAAGTCGGAGATTATTGATATTCCCGAAGGGGACACTTTGTATCGTATTTTCGCGACAATTGCATTGGGAGATTGGATCTCGTACTATCTCGCTTTGGCATATGGGCAGGATCCTACGCCGGTAGATATGGTAGAAGATCTGAAAAAAGCCTTGGGCTGA
- a CDS encoding ribonuclease J, with translation MMNNEQGGQGQKENPHQKSSARRQASVGHAVVNRTAQKNVEKVRTSSAKKKGTYKKTQFKKTAEQNNDKTPVKKQKKKRMNRMQGGPKTNAERIVSSTQNNGERKNTHVPKIENDTLRIIPLGGQEEVGRNMVVFEYGKDIVIVDMGMQFPEEDMPGVDYIVPNANYLKGKERNIRGVIFTHGHLDHIGAAPIVLKQLGYPPVIARDLTLALIKKKMEDYDPGSAEKVRTISVKNIDRKIRLGEFVANFFEVEHSIMDSMGVALVTPVGTPIHLGDWTISHDPVEGGIISYEQLSKFPEPRILMLESLGSIKTESHSEKIVQGNLEQLVRESKGRMIIGTFASQIKRIKLLLQYAEKIGRKVALDGYSMRTNVEVAQQLGYLKVHKDLLIPINEIERYPDHKVIVLCTGAQGEHNAVLNRIVTGNHRFIKLKKSDTIVFSSSIIPGNERSIQRLKDNLYRKCDHVIHSDIMDIHMGGHATAKDIQSVIKMVKPQYFIPIYANYFMLKEAANRAVEVGFSEKRIAILDNGSIIEFSKKGSRIRKEKADASYIFIDGLGVGDIGHVVLRDRQMLSEDGMYVITVLVDSKTKEVVGNMQITSRGFIYVKDNFDLVNETKVHVKKVIQKSTSKDTKMDWRQVENEIRDRVGEYLFQKTQRRPMVLPVVIEV, from the coding sequence ATGATGAACAATGAACAAGGGGGTCAAGGACAAAAAGAAAACCCTCATCAAAAAAGTAGCGCGCGCAGACAAGCGAGCGTTGGCCATGCTGTGGTAAATCGTACAGCGCAAAAAAATGTAGAAAAAGTGCGTACCTCTTCCGCAAAGAAGAAAGGTACATACAAGAAAACACAATTTAAAAAGACTGCAGAGCAGAACAATGATAAAACTCCTGTGAAAAAGCAGAAGAAAAAACGGATGAATCGTATGCAGGGAGGACCAAAAACAAATGCAGAGAGAATTGTGTCGTCGACACAAAATAATGGAGAAAGAAAGAACACGCATGTCCCAAAAATCGAAAATGACACATTACGCATCATTCCACTTGGTGGACAGGAAGAAGTGGGTCGCAACATGGTGGTGTTTGAATATGGGAAAGATATCGTGATCGTGGATATGGGCATGCAATTTCCGGAGGAGGATATGCCGGGCGTGGATTATATCGTACCAAACGCTAATTATCTCAAGGGGAAAGAACGCAATATTCGTGGCGTGATCTTTACACATGGTCATTTGGATCATATCGGTGCTGCACCGATCGTACTCAAACAATTGGGATACCCGCCGGTGATCGCACGCGATCTCACCTTGGCACTTATCAAGAAAAAAATGGAAGATTATGATCCGGGATCTGCGGAAAAGGTCCGTACGATCAGTGTAAAAAACATCGATCGAAAAATTCGTCTTGGAGAATTTGTGGCAAATTTCTTTGAAGTGGAGCACTCGATCATGGATTCGATGGGCGTTGCTCTTGTGACGCCTGTGGGTACGCCGATCCATTTGGGTGATTGGACGATCAGTCATGATCCTGTTGAAGGAGGGATTATTTCATATGAGCAATTGAGCAAATTTCCTGAACCGCGTATTTTGATGCTGGAGAGTCTGGGTTCGATCAAAACAGAATCACACAGTGAGAAGATCGTGCAGGGTAATTTGGAACAGCTTGTGCGCGAGTCAAAGGGTCGCATGATCATTGGTACATTTGCATCACAGATCAAGAGGATCAAATTATTATTGCAATATGCGGAAAAAATTGGTCGCAAGGTGGCATTGGATGGGTATTCTATGCGTACAAATGTTGAAGTGGCACAGCAACTGGGCTATCTCAAAGTGCACAAGGATCTCCTTATCCCGATCAATGAGATCGAGCGTTATCCCGACCATAAAGTGATCGTTCTGTGTACGGGCGCACAAGGAGAGCACAATGCTGTCTTGAATCGAATCGTTACCGGAAATCATCGATTTATCAAATTGAAAAAATCAGATACGATCGTGTTTTCATCGTCGATCATTCCCGGCAATGAACGATCTATTCAGCGACTCAAGGATAATCTCTATCGGAAATGTGATCATGTGATCCATTCTGACATTATGGATATTCACATGGGCGGTCATGCGACAGCAAAAGACATTCAATCTGTGATCAAAATGGTCAAACCGCAATATTTTATTCCGATCTATGCAAATTATTTTATGCTCAAAGAAGCGGCAAATCGTGCTGTGGAAGTAGGATTCTCTGAAAAAAGGATCGCGATTCTTGATAATGGAAGTATCATTGAGTTTAGCAAGAAGGGGTCACGGATCCGTAAGGAAAAGGCTGATGCAAGTTACATCTTTATCGATGGACTGGGTGTCGGTGATATCGGGCATGTTGTGTTGCGTGATCGACAGATGCTTTCTGAGGATGGTATGTATGTGATCACGGTGCTGGTGGATAGCAAGACAAAAGAAGTGGTAGGTAATATGCAGATCACATCGCGTGGATTCATCTATGTAAAAGATAACTTTGATCTCGTAAATGAAACCAAAGTGCATGTCAAAAAGGTGATCCAAAAATCCACAAGCAAAGACACAAAAATGGATTGGCGACAGGTGGAAAATGAGATTCGCGATCGTGTCGGTGAATACCTCTTTCAAAAAACACAGCGCCGTCCAATGGTGTTGCCTGTAGTGATCGAGGTGTAG